Proteins encoded in a region of the bacterium genome:
- a CDS encoding response regulator yields the protein MKPLGRQALGGRPACLLLLAWALTATAAWAEFPDSYRFRRVTPADGMSQGVVNSVVQDRDGFVWLATQDGLNRWDGESFVIFTNDLDDPRSLAGNGVWCLDVDRRGRVWYGTEDAGFGFYDPASGDFTNFRYDPAAGETLEAYEVASLEVHPDQTVWLATASSGILHFDPADSSVTVFDPDTPGDVRLPSTDTWDVTVDHDGYVWAATSGGLVRFGPDRRPAEVFTHDDADSLSLSSDLVYRVAVDSHNRIWAGTVDGLCLLDRAHGTFRRWKADADDPDALTAGAISGVAEAPDGRIWVATMIGGLNVIDTRTGAIQHVQYDKFDPRSLVSDNVNGLFIDARGLLWAATQKGLGILDLNAKAFRHMAVGSLERGKLTNPTVWSVAEDRGGDIWVGTENGLHRFDVGTHEMTVYKPVKDDRHSVQAATFSFVKSDSRGELWLGSDLSGLSRYDFAHDRFLRYGGEGSAQPFLAQTRFFGFSEGPDGKVWLATMNGLLEYVAGADTFIVHGADSTGVGLGHAELRAVHADGRGYVWAGTWYETLERFDPRTGESRVFRHDPRDPTTISNNVVICFAEDSRGGVWIGTGNGLNLFDEESGTFRRWGVKDGLPNPTIYGILEAPDGALWISTNMGLSRFDPRSEKFDNYDVSDGLQDNEFNSQSCFLGASGTMYFGGINGLTLFRPEEIRNSTLQPRLAVTNLQLLNRSVPVGPDADGRVLLSRPIHSTDAITLEPRDRVVTFEFAAFDYAAPRGIRYAYMLEGFDDDWHHVRDRRHASYTNLPPGRFVFRVRATNHDGVWSPHEARLQVTMLPPLWRTPWFMALSVTAVLAVLWGAYAYRTRLMRRRTRELEARVAERTADLKAEIDERKWVEDRLRDATEQALAATRAKSEFLANMSHEMRTPLNGVIGLTGALLDTQLDQDQAEYCEMVQSSANALLNVINDVLDFSKIEVGKLELENVTFAPRQVVDDIGDMLGWQAYEKELVFAGVVGSEVPVNVSGDPGRVRQVLLNLVGNAIKFTSRGSVAVRVSFVRKGEGRGVMRWEVSDTGVGIPLEKQFRLFQSFSQVDASTTRRYGGTGLGLAISKQLVELMDGCIGCESTEGQGARFWFELPVRVVEEPRREAAGAGLSRPVLVVSCRDLEHDATGELLSHMGCETVSARDSASALAALAEHNGRFGLAIIGRLPGREDPGELSQKLAANADGEPFPRALLADPGDRLDRGRLEEHGFATLLTWPIRHRRLHDLIDQVSAGANVAAEAAAATSDLPAAPLRDGEAPRVLLAEDNPINQRVAGLILTKLGYPFDVVGTGKGAVEALRERHYDVVLMDVQMPEMDGLEATRAIRAADSGVLDPHVVILAMTAHAMASDRQRCLAAGMNDHLTKPIQSDILAAALANHLGVAPAGAN from the coding sequence TTGAAACCGTTGGGACGCCAAGCTTTAGGAGGCCGTCCGGCCTGTCTGTTGCTGCTCGCCTGGGCCCTGACGGCCACGGCGGCGTGGGCCGAGTTCCCGGACAGCTACCGCTTCCGGCGCGTGACCCCGGCCGACGGCATGTCGCAGGGCGTGGTGAACTCGGTGGTCCAGGACCGGGACGGGTTCGTCTGGCTGGCCACCCAGGACGGGCTGAACCGCTGGGACGGCGAGAGCTTCGTCATCTTCACCAACGACCTCGACGATCCGCGCAGCCTCGCCGGCAACGGCGTCTGGTGCCTCGACGTCGACCGCAGGGGCCGCGTGTGGTACGGCACCGAGGACGCCGGTTTCGGCTTCTACGATCCGGCGAGCGGCGACTTCACCAACTTCCGCTACGACCCGGCCGCAGGCGAGACCCTCGAGGCCTATGAGGTGGCCTCGCTGGAGGTGCACCCCGACCAGACCGTCTGGCTGGCCACGGCCTCGAGCGGCATCCTGCACTTCGACCCCGCCGACTCGAGCGTCACGGTCTTCGATCCGGACACCCCCGGCGACGTGCGGCTGCCCTCGACCGACACCTGGGACGTGACCGTCGACCACGACGGCTACGTGTGGGCGGCGACCTCGGGCGGGCTCGTCCGCTTCGGTCCCGACCGGCGCCCCGCGGAGGTCTTCACCCACGACGACGCCGATTCCCTCTCCCTGAGCAGCGACCTGGTGTACCGGGTGGCCGTCGATTCGCACAACCGGATCTGGGCGGGCACGGTCGACGGGTTGTGCCTGCTCGACCGGGCGCACGGCACGTTCCGGCGCTGGAAGGCCGACGCCGACGATCCGGACGCCCTCACCGCAGGCGCCATCTCCGGCGTGGCCGAGGCGCCCGACGGCCGCATCTGGGTGGCGACGATGATCGGCGGCCTGAACGTCATCGACACGCGCACCGGCGCGATCCAGCACGTGCAGTACGACAAGTTCGATCCGCGCAGCCTCGTGAGCGACAACGTCAACGGCCTCTTCATCGACGCCCGCGGCCTGCTCTGGGCGGCGACCCAGAAGGGACTCGGCATCCTCGACCTGAACGCCAAGGCGTTCCGCCACATGGCGGTCGGCTCGCTCGAGCGGGGCAAGCTGACCAACCCGACGGTGTGGTCGGTGGCCGAGGACCGCGGCGGCGACATCTGGGTGGGCACCGAGAACGGCCTGCACCGCTTCGACGTCGGGACCCACGAGATGACCGTCTACAAGCCCGTGAAGGACGACCGCCACAGCGTGCAGGCCGCGACCTTCTCGTTCGTGAAGTCGGACAGCCGCGGCGAGCTGTGGCTGGGGTCCGACCTGTCCGGGCTGAGCCGCTACGACTTCGCCCACGACCGCTTCCTCCGCTACGGCGGCGAGGGTTCGGCCCAGCCCTTCCTCGCGCAGACGCGCTTCTTCGGCTTCAGCGAGGGCCCGGACGGCAAGGTCTGGCTCGCGACCATGAACGGCCTGCTCGAGTACGTGGCCGGCGCGGACACGTTCATCGTGCACGGCGCCGACAGCACGGGGGTCGGGCTCGGCCACGCCGAGCTGCGGGCCGTCCACGCCGACGGCCGCGGCTACGTCTGGGCCGGCACGTGGTACGAGACCCTCGAACGCTTCGACCCGCGCACCGGCGAATCGCGGGTCTTCCGGCACGATCCCCGGGATCCGACCACCATCAGCAACAACGTGGTCATCTGCTTCGCCGAGGACAGCCGTGGCGGCGTGTGGATCGGCACCGGCAACGGCCTGAACCTCTTCGACGAGGAGTCGGGCACGTTCCGGCGCTGGGGTGTCAAGGACGGCCTGCCCAACCCGACCATCTACGGCATCCTCGAGGCGCCCGACGGCGCCCTGTGGATCAGCACGAACATGGGCCTGAGCCGCTTCGATCCGCGCTCGGAGAAGTTCGACAACTACGACGTCTCGGACGGGCTGCAGGACAACGAGTTCAACTCCCAGAGCTGCTTCCTCGGCGCCAGCGGCACCATGTACTTCGGCGGCATCAACGGGCTGACCCTCTTCCGGCCCGAGGAGATCCGCAACAGCACCCTGCAGCCGCGCCTGGCCGTGACCAACCTGCAGCTGCTGAACCGCAGCGTGCCGGTGGGGCCGGACGCCGACGGGCGCGTGCTGCTGAGCAGGCCGATCCACAGCACCGACGCCATCACGCTGGAGCCGCGCGACCGCGTCGTGACCTTCGAGTTCGCGGCCTTCGACTACGCGGCGCCCCGCGGCATCCGCTACGCCTACATGCTGGAGGGCTTCGACGACGACTGGCACCACGTGCGCGACCGGCGCCACGCCTCGTACACGAACCTGCCCCCGGGCCGCTTCGTCTTCCGGGTGCGGGCCACCAACCACGACGGCGTGTGGAGCCCGCACGAGGCCCGCCTGCAGGTGACCATGCTGCCCCCGCTGTGGCGGACCCCCTGGTTCATGGCCCTGTCCGTCACCGCGGTGCTGGCCGTCCTGTGGGGCGCCTACGCCTACCGCACGCGCCTGATGCGCCGGCGCACCCGCGAGCTCGAGGCCCGCGTGGCCGAACGCACCGCCGACCTGAAGGCCGAGATCGACGAACGCAAGTGGGTCGAGGATCGCCTGCGCGACGCCACCGAGCAGGCCCTGGCCGCGACGCGGGCCAAGTCGGAATTCCTGGCCAACATGAGCCACGAGATGCGGACCCCCCTGAACGGCGTCATCGGCCTGACCGGCGCGCTCCTCGACACCCAGCTCGACCAGGACCAGGCCGAGTACTGCGAGATGGTGCAGTCGAGCGCCAACGCCCTGCTGAACGTGATCAACGACGTCCTGGACTTCTCCAAGATCGAGGTGGGCAAGCTCGAACTCGAGAACGTGACCTTCGCGCCGCGCCAGGTCGTCGACGACATCGGCGACATGCTCGGGTGGCAGGCCTACGAGAAGGAGCTCGTCTTCGCCGGCGTCGTGGGGTCGGAGGTGCCGGTGAACGTGTCGGGCGATCCCGGGCGCGTGCGGCAGGTGCTGCTGAACCTCGTGGGCAACGCGATCAAGTTCACGTCCCGGGGGTCGGTGGCCGTGCGGGTGTCCTTCGTGCGCAAGGGCGAGGGACGGGGCGTCATGCGCTGGGAGGTCTCCGATACCGGCGTCGGCATCCCGCTCGAGAAGCAGTTCCGCCTCTTCCAGTCGTTCTCGCAGGTGGACGCCTCGACCACGCGGCGCTACGGCGGCACCGGTCTGGGGCTGGCCATCTCGAAGCAGCTCGTCGAGCTGATGGACGGCTGCATCGGGTGCGAGAGCACCGAGGGGCAGGGCGCCAGGTTCTGGTTCGAGCTGCCGGTCCGGGTAGTGGAGGAACCGCGCCGCGAGGCGGCCGGTGCCGGGCTGAGCCGTCCGGTGCTCGTGGTCTCGTGCCGCGACCTGGAACACGACGCGACGGGCGAACTCCTGTCCCACATGGGTTGCGAGACGGTGTCGGCCCGCGACTCGGCCTCGGCCCTCGCCGCCCTGGCCGAGCACAATGGGCGCTTCGGGCTGGCCATCATCGGGCGCCTGCCGGGGCGCGAGGACCCGGGCGAGCTGTCGCAGAAGCTGGCGGCGAACGCCGACGGGGAGCCGTTCCCCCGGGCGCTCCTGGCCGATCCGGGCGACCGTCTCGACCGCGGCCGTCTCGAGGAGCACGGCTTCGCCACCCTGCTCACGTGGCCGATCCGCCATCGGCGCCTGCATGACCTGATCGACCAGGTGAGCGCCGGCGCGAACGTGGCCGCCGAAGCGGCTGCCGCGACCTCGGACCTGCCGGCGGCGCCCCTGCGCGACGGCGAGGCCCCGCGCGTGCTGCTGGCGGAGGACAATCCCATCAACCAGCGCGTGGCCGGTCTCATCCTGACCAAGCTGGGCTACCCGTTCGACGTGGTCGGCACGGGCAAGGGCGCGGTCGAGGCGCTGCGCGAGCGCCACTACGACGTGGTGCTCATGGACGTGCAGATGCCGGAGATGGACGGGCTCGAGGCGACCCGCGCGATCCGCGCGGCCGACTCGGGCGTCCTCGATCCGCACGTGGTGATTCTCGCCATGACGGCCCACGCCATGGCCAGCGACCGCCAGCGCTGCCTCGCGGCGGGCATGAACGACCATCTCACCAAGCCGATCCAGTCGGACATCCTGGCCGCGGCCCTGGCGAACCATCTCGGGGTCGCTCCCGCCGGCGCGAACTGA
- a CDS encoding CHAT domain-containing protein, producing MSGHRTAPPVTRSLALSVLFGSLLVLTFGGCGEQAAPAWWSDFHDLSHVPLSSDLRPGLEAAVARLGTPAPDTPSVRDFNLYRRWHEELAHPAARTALGDSLYARWAADPGNVLWLELAHMYRHRLDRGDDFAAMLARPALSDTTTPLGLVATAMVTSNTRVTRGMYRRALERSDELAPLSRVRARLNYLYQTRTRDNFAASIFAAIELAGQAREIGGPSCESLVWDHVAAGLIKADRLDDALWAAAMCGATAAEAGHAYQVLEARLTIAQTLGDRGEKEAAVARLGRYGAQAEAKEYYWLAIRGYDRAAQFASVDGDYETALHFDRIRLPLVRRIGDVRNIPRTLACIADDHRLAGRLDSTRVYLDKAAAEVRAHPDITENAAKMAELLAEYACEVGRYAEAESLLAAAAEANDRWEGPSARARLMLQMVPSALDAGRPDLAYAWLAEIRRLENVLPARYRLSNQIADLEILSARLLAQQGETREAAAALDRARAALDRVDNAETRWNLEARSGQLAIQRGDAVAAERHFLSCLDAALQGRNARTLARSRFQMGEFYLAEGRYADARAMFSLLSSEITFGHAYRTGLTSLLMLGLTSEAEGDLAAAEHHLEAGLARLGADAPRDLVVRFRLALARVHSRQGRCDAARSELSGLIERHDVELDHFADLELFREGISRDVVRAAVANEVRAAGNPAAAAAASLAWAHPELALQHEAGTLPLPALVFLVGDDQSWAWRITDDGVELRRLPAAAALRELAAPLLVDLGEPDRPLDAARRDTLAATLLGDLAMVWPAGGTLHLLPDGVLRLVPWTALNLPGTDQLLLDRGPLLEWPAAGPNPHERPAAPSSLDLLAVGCDEPAAEVRRLRQAEREAAEIGAAWNGPRALVLQGAAATWPDVVAAGLDTFGVIHIASHAEIHHGTGRRSTLRLVTGEGSRPVTMTEVARLGLEAELVFLSSCRSGQPLSAPVAGPDDFTEAFLAAGAHAVIASTSWADDTAARRLADSFYRHWRAGASRAAALQQARKDVQRDHPHPSYWAFTRLVARSD from the coding sequence ATGAGCGGACACCGGACGGCCCCCCCCGTCACCAGATCCCTCGCCCTCTCGGTCCTGTTCGGCTCGCTGCTGGTCCTGACCTTCGGCGGTTGCGGCGAGCAGGCCGCCCCGGCCTGGTGGTCCGATTTCCACGACCTCTCCCACGTGCCCCTCTCTTCCGATCTGCGCCCCGGGCTCGAGGCGGCGGTGGCCCGGCTCGGCACCCCCGCGCCCGACACGCCGTCGGTGCGCGACTTCAACCTCTACCGCCGCTGGCACGAGGAGCTCGCCCACCCCGCGGCGCGGACCGCGCTCGGTGACAGCCTCTACGCGCGCTGGGCGGCCGACCCCGGCAACGTCCTCTGGCTCGAGCTGGCCCACATGTACCGGCACCGGCTCGACCGCGGTGACGACTTCGCAGCCATGCTCGCGCGCCCGGCCCTGAGCGACACGACCACGCCGCTGGGGCTCGTCGCCACGGCGATGGTGACCTCGAACACCCGCGTGACCCGCGGCATGTACCGCCGGGCTCTCGAGCGGTCCGACGAGTTGGCGCCCCTGTCGCGCGTGAGGGCCCGCCTCAACTACCTCTACCAGACCCGGACCCGCGACAACTTCGCGGCGTCCATCTTCGCGGCGATCGAACTGGCGGGCCAGGCGCGCGAGATCGGCGGCCCCTCCTGCGAAAGCCTCGTGTGGGACCACGTGGCGGCCGGCCTGATCAAGGCCGACCGGCTCGACGACGCCCTCTGGGCGGCGGCCATGTGCGGCGCCACGGCGGCGGAGGCCGGGCACGCGTACCAGGTTCTCGAGGCCCGCCTCACCATCGCCCAGACCCTGGGCGACCGGGGCGAGAAGGAGGCCGCCGTCGCCCGCCTCGGCCGGTACGGCGCCCAGGCCGAGGCGAAGGAGTACTACTGGCTCGCCATCCGCGGCTACGACCGGGCGGCCCAGTTCGCTTCGGTCGACGGCGACTACGAGACGGCCCTGCACTTCGACCGCATCCGGCTGCCCCTGGTCCGGCGCATCGGCGACGTCCGCAACATCCCGCGCACCCTCGCCTGCATCGCCGACGACCACCGGCTGGCGGGCCGGCTCGACTCGACCCGGGTCTATCTCGACAAGGCCGCGGCCGAGGTGCGCGCCCATCCGGACATCACCGAGAACGCCGCCAAGATGGCCGAGCTGCTCGCCGAGTACGCCTGCGAGGTCGGCCGCTATGCCGAGGCCGAGTCGCTGCTCGCCGCCGCCGCCGAGGCCAACGACCGCTGGGAAGGCCCTTCGGCCCGGGCCCGACTCATGCTGCAGATGGTGCCTTCGGCCCTCGACGCCGGGCGCCCCGACCTGGCCTACGCCTGGCTCGCCGAGATCCGGCGCCTCGAGAATGTGCTCCCCGCCCGTTACCGGCTCAGCAACCAGATCGCCGACCTCGAGATCCTGTCGGCGCGCCTGCTCGCCCAGCAGGGCGAGACCCGCGAGGCCGCCGCGGCCCTCGATCGCGCCCGCGCGGCCCTCGACCGGGTCGACAACGCCGAAACCCGCTGGAATCTCGAGGCCCGCAGCGGACAGCTGGCGATCCAGCGGGGCGATGCGGTCGCCGCCGAACGCCATTTCCTGAGCTGCCTGGACGCCGCCCTGCAGGGCCGCAACGCGCGCACCCTGGCCCGCAGCCGTTTCCAGATGGGCGAGTTCTACCTCGCCGAAGGGCGCTATGCCGATGCGCGCGCCATGTTCTCCCTGCTCAGCTCCGAGATCACGTTCGGTCACGCCTACCGGACGGGCCTGACGAGCCTGCTCATGCTCGGGCTGACGAGCGAGGCCGAAGGCGACCTCGCGGCGGCCGAGCATCACCTGGAGGCGGGCCTGGCCCGCCTCGGCGCCGACGCGCCGCGCGACCTGGTGGTCCGCTTCCGGCTCGCCCTCGCCCGGGTGCACTCGCGACAGGGGCGGTGCGACGCGGCGCGGTCGGAGCTCTCCGGGCTGATCGAGCGGCACGACGTGGAGCTCGACCACTTCGCCGACCTCGAGCTCTTCCGCGAGGGCATTTCCCGCGACGTCGTGCGGGCCGCCGTCGCCAACGAGGTGCGGGCCGCGGGCAACCCCGCCGCCGCCGCGGCCGCGTCCCTGGCCTGGGCGCATCCGGAATTGGCCCTGCAGCACGAGGCCGGCACGTTGCCGTTGCCGGCCCTGGTCTTCCTGGTCGGCGACGACCAGTCCTGGGCCTGGCGCATCACGGACGACGGCGTCGAACTGCGTCGCCTGCCCGCCGCGGCGGCACTGCGCGAGCTGGCGGCGCCCCTGCTGGTCGATCTCGGCGAGCCGGACCGCCCCCTGGACGCGGCGCGGCGCGACACCCTCGCCGCGACCCTGCTGGGCGACCTGGCGATGGTGTGGCCCGCGGGCGGCACCCTGCACCTGCTGCCCGACGGCGTGCTGCGGCTCGTGCCCTGGACGGCCCTGAACCTGCCCGGAACCGATCAGCTGCTGCTCGACCGCGGTCCGCTGCTCGAATGGCCCGCAGCGGGGCCGAATCCGCACGAGCGCCCGGCGGCCCCGTCGAGCCTGGATCTGCTGGCGGTGGGGTGCGACGAACCTGCCGCCGAGGTGCGACGGCTGCGCCAGGCCGAGCGCGAGGCCGCGGAGATCGGGGCCGCATGGAACGGCCCCCGCGCGCTGGTGCTGCAGGGCGCCGCGGCCACCTGGCCGGACGTCGTCGCGGCGGGGCTGGACACCTTCGGCGTGATCCACATCGCCTCCCACGCCGAGATCCATCACGGGACCGGACGGCGTTCCACCCTGCGCCTGGTGACAGGCGAGGGCAGCCGTCCGGTGACCATGACGGAGGTCGCGCGCCTCGGGCTCGAGGCCGAACTCGTCTTCCTCTCGAGCTGTCGCTCGGGGCAGCCGCTGTCGGCGCCCGTCGCCGGCCCAGACGACTTCACCGAAGCCTTCCTCGCGGCGGGGGCCCACGCCGTGATCGCCTCGACGTCCTGGGCGGACGACACGGCGGCCCGGCGTCTGGCCGACAGCTTCTACCGGCATTGGCGGGCGGGGGCGAGTCGCGCGGCCGCGCTGCAGCAGGCCCGCAAGGACGTGCAGCGCGACCACCCCCACCCATCGTACTGGGCCTTCACGCGCCTGGTCGCCCGCAGCGACTAG